One genomic region from Balaenoptera acutorostrata chromosome 1, mBalAcu1.1, whole genome shotgun sequence encodes:
- the EVA1B gene encoding protein eva-1 homolog B, producing MDAPRRDMELLSNSLAAYAHIRANPESFGLYFVLGVCFGLLLTLCLLVISISCAPRPRPRGPTPRRDPRSSTLEAEDDDDDDDDEDTVTRLGPDDTLPGPEVSAEPDGPLSVNVFTSAEELERAQRLEERERILREIWRTGQPDLLGTGTLGPSPTGTGTLGRMHYY from the exons ATGGATGCCCCCCGAAGGGACATGGAGTTGCTCAGCAACAGCCTGGCGGCCTACGCACACATCCGCG CTAACCCCGAGAGCTTCGGCCTCTACTTCGTGCTGGGTGTCTGCTTTGGCCTGCTGCTCACCCTGTGCCTCCTGGTCATCAGCATCTCCTGCGCACCCCGCCCGCGGCCCCGAGGCCCCACTCCGCGCCGGGACCCCCGCAGCAGCACCCTGGAGGCCGAGGACGACGACGACGACGACGACGACGAGGACACGGTGACTCGGCTGGGCCCCGACGACACGCTGCCGGGCCCCGAGGTGTCCGCGGAGCCCGACGGGCCCCTGAGCGTCAACGTCTTCACTTCGGCGGAGGAGCTGGAGCGGGCGCAGCGGCTAGAGGAGCGGGAACGGATCCTGCGGGAGATCTGGCGCACTGGACAGCCAGACCTGCTGGGCACCGGCACGCTGGGGCCCAGCCCCACGGGCACGGGCACCCTGGGCCGCATGCACTATTACTGA